The region TACCGGCCGCAGTTCTACTTCCGGACGACGGACGTGACGGGCTCGTCGGCGTTGCCGGAGGGCACGGAAATGATCATGCCGGGCGACAACGTGACGCTTTCGGCGGAACTGATCGTGCCGATCGCGATGGAAGAGGGCGTGCGGTTCGCCATCCGTGAGGGTGGTCACACCGTGGGCGCCGGGGTCGTGACGAAGGTCATCGAGTAAAGCAACGGCGGCCCACCCCCGGCCTTCGGCCGGACCCCTCCGGAGACGCTGCGCGCCTCACCGGGAGGGGGAGTGCGGCAGACGGCAGTTGACGGTACAGGAGAAATCCGATGGCGAGGACCAATCAGATCAGGATCAAGCTCAAGTCGTTCGATCACGAGATCCTGGACCGGTCGGCGCAGAAGATTGTAGAGACGGCGGAGCGCAGCGGCGCTCGCATCGCCGGCCCGATCCCGCTGCCCACCGACAAGCGCGTCCATTGCATCGTGAAGCCGACGGCGTTGGGTCGCAGCAGCCGGACGATGGAGCACTTCGAGATCCGGGTGCACAAGCGCATGATTGACATCATTGACTCCACCCAGCGGACGGTGGATGCGCTGATGAAGCTCGACCTGCCGAGCGGCGTGGACGTGTCGATCAAGACGTCGGCGGGGTAAGGGCAGGGATCAGGGGTCAGCGGTCAGGGGTCAGCGCACCGGCCGCCGC is a window of bacterium DNA encoding:
- the tuf gene encoding elongation factor Tu (EF-Tu; promotes GTP-dependent binding of aminoacyl-tRNA to the A-site of ribosomes during protein biosynthesis; when the tRNA anticodon matches the mRNA codon, GTP hydrolysis results; the inactive EF-Tu-GDP leaves the ribosome and release of GDP is promoted by elongation factor Ts; many prokaryotes have two copies of the gene encoding EF-Tu) produces the protein QVIAWPGSIRPHTKFEGEVYILTADEGGRHTPFFNGYRPQFYFRTTDVTGSSALPEGTEMIMPGDNVTLSAELIVPIAMEEGVRFAIREGGHTVGAGVVTKVIE
- the rpsJ gene encoding 30S ribosomal protein S10, which encodes MARTNQIRIKLKSFDHEILDRSAQKIVETAERSGARIAGPIPLPTDKRVHCIVKPTALGRSSRTMEHFEIRVHKRMIDIIDSTQRTVDALMKLDLPSGVDVSIKTSAG